In one Grus americana isolate bGruAme1 chromosome 1, bGruAme1.mat, whole genome shotgun sequence genomic region, the following are encoded:
- the LOC129215340 gene encoding histone H4 — MSGRGKGGKGLGKGGAKRHRKVLRDNIQGITKPAIRRLARRGGVKRISGLIYEETRGVLKVFLENVIRDAVTYTEHAKRKTVTAMDVVYALKRQGRTLYGFGG; from the coding sequence ATGTCTGGCAGAGGCAAGGGCGGGAAGGGGCTCGGCAAGGGGGGCGCCAAGCGCCACCGCAAGGTGCTGCGCGACAACATCCAGGGCATCACCAAGCCGGCCATCCGCCGCCTGGCTCGGCGCGGCGGCGTGAAGCGCATCTCGGGGCTCATCTACGAGGAGACACGCGGCGTGCTGAAGGTCTTCCTGGAGAACGTGATCCGCGACGCCGTCACCTACACCGAGCACGCCAAGAGGAAGACGGTCACGGCTATGGACGTGGTCTACGCCCTCAAGCGCCAGGGACGCACCCTCTACGGCTTCGGCGGCTAA
- the LOC129215252 gene encoding histone H3 → MARTKQTARKSTGGKAPRKQLATKAARKSAPATGGVKKPHRYRPGTVALREIRRYQKSTELLIRKLPFQRLVREIAQDFKTDLRFQSSAVMALQEASEAYLVGLFEDTNLCAIHAKRVTIMPKDIQLARRIRGERA, encoded by the coding sequence ATGGCGCGTACGAAGCAGACGGCGCGTAAGTCGACGGGCGGGAAGGCGCCCCGCAAGCAGCTGGCCACCAAGGCGGCCCGCAAGAGCGCGCCGGCCACGGGCGGCGTGAAGAAGCCGCACCGCTACCGGCCCGGCACGGTGGCGCTGCGCGAGATCCGGCGCTACCAGAAGTCGACGGAGCTGCTGATCCGCAAGCTGCCCTTCCAGCGCCTGGTGCGCGAGATCGCGCAGGACTTCAAGACCGACCTGCGCTTCCAGAGCTCGGCCGTGATGGCGCTGCAGGAGGCGAGCGAGGCCTACCTGGTGGGGCTCTTCGAGGACACCAACCTCTGCGCCATCCACGCCAAGCGCGTCACCATCATGCCCAAGGACATCCAGCTGGCCCGCCGCATCCGCGGTGAGCGCGCCTGa
- the LOC129215301 gene encoding histone H4: MSGRGKGGKGLGKGGAKRHRKVLRDNIQGITKPAIRRLARRGGVKRISGLIYEETRGVLKVFLENVIRDAVTYTEHAKRKTVTAMDVVYALKRQGRTLYGFGG; the protein is encoded by the coding sequence ATGTCTGGCAGAGGCAAGGGCGGGAAGGGGCTCGGCAAGGGGGGCGCCAAGCGCCACCGCAAGGTGCTGCGCGACAACATCCAGGGCATCACCAAGCCGGCCATCCGCCGCCTGGCTCGGCGCGGCGGCGTGAAGCGCATCTCGGGGCTCATCTACGAGGAGACGCGCGGCGTGCTGAAGGTCTTCCTGGAGAACGTGATCCGCGACGCCGTCACCTACACCGAGCACGCCAAGAGGAAGACGGTCACGGCCATGGACGTGGTCTACGCCCTCAAGCGCCAGGGACGCACCCTCTACGGCTTCGGCGGCTAA